Part of the Dermatophilus congolensis genome is shown below.
TGCGGCGATTAGCCAGGCCTTGCCGCGTGATGATTTTCGGCTACTGGCGGGGATTGAGGTCGACATCTTAGATGATGGAGATCTTGATCAAGACCCTGAGCTTCTCGATCAGGTCGATGTGGCTGTCGCCTCGGTTCATTCCAAGTTGCGCATGAATGCTGAATCGATGACGCAGCGAATGATGAAGGCCGTGAGAAATCCGCGAACGAGCATTCTTGGTCACTGCACGGGGCGGCTCGTGGCTGGTGGGCGGGGTCAGCGCCCGCCAAGTGTTTTTGACGCCGAAGCTGTGTTTTCTGCCTGTGTTGACCATGGGGTGGCTGTTGAAATTAATAGTCGCCTTGAACGGCAGGACCCTCCTGATGAGCTGATCGCGATGGCTCTTGATATGGGGTGTTTGTTCTCGATTAACACTGATGCTCATGCGCCTGGTCAGTTGGATTTTTTGGCTTATGGCTGTGAACGGGCGCAGCGGCTAGGGGTCCCTGCCGAGCGAATTGTGACGACGTGGAATGTGGATCAGTTGCTGGCGTGGCTAAGGCGAAATTGACTGTTTTTGTGTGCTGCCCATTGGGCTGCCAGCTGCAGTGGAGGCGGCTGACGGCGTTGAGAGTGGCGTCAATGACTTGATCGGCTGGTATGCCGCGGTCGAGGAGGTGAAACCCTGCATCCACCATG
Proteins encoded:
- a CDS encoding PHP domain-containing protein, whose protein sequence is MSAADSLKPIDALRRIAFLLERSRSQTHRVEAFRRAATTILRTPEEEIRARTAAGTLTELPTIGKSTAAVIADCLAGRRPAYLTSLEETATGPLIEGGEDLLAAMRGDLHCHSNWSDGGAPIEEMAATAIELGREYIALTDHSRNLRIAHGLSEQRLREQLDVVAAISQALPRDDFRLLAGIEVDILDDGDLDQDPELLDQVDVAVASVHSKLRMNAESMTQRMMKAVRNPRTSILGHCTGRLVAGGRGQRPPSVFDAEAVFSACVDHGVAVEINSRLERQDPPDELIAMALDMGCLFSINTDAHAPGQLDFLAYGCERAQRLGVPAERIVTTWNVDQLLAWLRRN